One genomic window of SAR202 cluster bacterium includes the following:
- a CDS encoding IS110 family transposase encodes KVALVACMRKLLTILNAMLKHKTPWHLSPKVIYA; translated from the coding sequence AGAAGGTGGCCCTGGTGGCCTGCATGCGCAAGCTCCTTACCATCCTCAACGCTATGCTCAAACATAAGACCCCTTGGCATCTTTCTCCTAAGGTGATTTATGCCTAA